The sequence AATATGCTGGGACTGTAATAACAGCTTCAGTTACTTTTTCACTTAAATAATCTTCAGCTGTTTTTTTCATTTTTTTTAGGATTTCTGCAGAAATTTGTGGCGGAGCTATATTTTCATTTTTTATTTTTATCCAAGCGTCCCCGTTTTTTGATTTAATAATATCATATGGCATGATTTTAATATCACGTTGTACTTCTTCATCTTGAAACTTTCGGCCCATTAATCTTTTTATAGCAAATAATGTATTTTTAGGGTTAGTTATAGATTGTCTTTTTGCTGGCTGCCCTACTAATACTTCATTTTCTTTTGTATATGCAATAACAGAAGGTGTAGTACGTTCTCCTTCTGAATTTTCTAATACTTTTGCTTTATTATTATCCATGATTGCAATACAAGAATTTGTAGTCCCTAAATCTATTCCAATAATTCTTCCCATTGAATCCCCCTTTGATAATGAATATATAAAAATTTTTATTATTTTTTTTAAAATTTTTATTTTAAGAAAATAATATTTTTTGAAAAATTATGAAAATTTTTATAAAATAGATAATATTAATTAAATGGGGTCAGTTTTTTCTGCATCAAGGGGGGGAGAGAATATAATTATTTTTTTTTAAACATTAGGTTGAAATTTAATGATATTAAATGAAATTTTTTTGATAGAGAGTTAAGTAAGTTTTAGTAAAAATATGACTTTTTTATACATAAAATGTTATAATTATTTATATTTATTTTTTAAGATTTTTTATTTTTTTTCATGTTTATGGATATTTTTAATCTATTAACCTTCTTGAGTTTTAACTATTTATGATGATACCTGATCAATATTTAAGTTTTTTTTGTTTTATATTTTTTAGTTTTTTTGCTTGTTTTATAATGTTATTGTTTGGTTATTTATTGGGAGGTAGATCGTATTTTCAGAATACACCTAATCCGTTTGAATCGGGTATTATTTCTTTAGGGACAGCTCGATTACATATTCCAATTAAATTTTCTTTAGTTGCTATTTTATTTGTCATTTTTGATGTAGAAGCTTTATATTTATATACTTGGTCTGTTTGTGTGAGAGAACTAGGATGGATGGGTTTTTTTTCAATTGTTTGTTTTATATTTTTTCTATTAATAACTTTATTTTATATAATTCAGAATAATATTTTAGAGGAAATAGTATTAAAATAATTGTCTATGTAAATATTATATTTTTTATTATTTCTAATAAATTATATTATTTAATTTTTTTATATATTGATATCTTT comes from Buchnera aphidicola (Cinara strobi) and encodes:
- a CDS encoding NADH-quinone oxidoreductase subunit A; this encodes MMIPDQYLSFFCFIFFSFFACFIMLLFGYLLGGRSYFQNTPNPFESGIISLGTARLHIPIKFSLVAILFVIFDVEALYLYTWSVCVRELGWMGFFSIVCFIFFLLITLFYIIQNNILEEIVLK